A genomic stretch from Clavelina lepadiformis chromosome 5, kaClaLepa1.1, whole genome shotgun sequence includes:
- the LOC143459954 gene encoding methionine aminopeptidase 2-like — MSAVEIVEPVKENAEEIDLKPVEEAVENVEQEAKKKKKKKKKKKKPDSANSNEASENVEAGTNDAETVNGEVEAAEGEAEGEATTTAVKKKKKKKKKGVKQQTDPPTIPMSELFANHVYPHGQEVEYPPDKDGRSAVWRMTSEEKKALNTSYEETWNDFRQAAEAHRQVRKYVQGYIKPGLTMIDICERLEQASRSLINENKLEAGLAFPTGCSLNNCAAHYTPNAGDKTVLQYDDVCKIDFGTHINGRIIDSAFTVSFNPKYDRLLEAVRDATNTGIKTAGIDVRLCDIGEIIQETMESYEVEIDGKTYQVRAIRNLSGHSIGQYRIHAGKTVPIVKGGDQTRMEEGEVFAIETFGSTGKGIVHDDMDCSHYMKNFDLANSHVNLRLPRAKRLLHLITENFGTLAFCRRWIDRLGETKYLMALKNLCDSGVVDAYPPLCDIRGCYTAQFEHTIILRPDCKEVVSRGDDY; from the exons ATGTCTGCTGTTGAAATTGTTGAACCAGTTAAAGAAAATGCTGAAGAAATTGATTTGAAACCTGTTGAAGAGGCAGTTGAAAACGTAGAGCAGGaagcaaagaaaaagaagaaaaaaaagaaaaagaagaagaaaccAG ATTCTGCAAATAGTAATGAAGCCAGTGAAAATGTGGAAGCTGGTACGAATGATGCTGAGACTGTAAATGGAGAGGTGGAAGCTGCGGAAG GTGAGGCTGAAGGTGAAGCAACAACTACTGCAGtcaagaagaagaagaagaaaaagaagaaaggtGTAAAACAGCAAACCGATCCACCTACGATTCCAATGTCCGAGTTGTTTGCTAACCATGTGTATCCACATGGTCAAGAAGTGGAATATCCCCCAGATAAAGATGG TCGAAGTGCAGTGTGGAGGATGACATCTGAAGagaaaaaagctttaaataCAAGCTATGAGGAAACGTGGAATGACTTTCGACAAGCTGCAGAGGCTCATCGTCAAGTTCGTAAATACGTTCAAGGTTATATAAAACCAGGCTTGACCATGATTGACATATG CGAACGACTGGAACAAGCATCAAGGAGCttaataaatgaaaacaaacttgaAGCAGGACTGGCATTCCCCACAg GGTGTTCTTTGAATAACTGTGCCGCTCATTACACACCAAATGCTGGAGACAAAACTGTTCTACAATATGATgatgtttgcaaaattgattTTGGAACGCACATTAATG GAAGAATTATTGACTCTGCCTTCACAGTTAGTTTTAATCCTAAATACGATCGCCTGTTGGAAGCAGTCAGAGATGCAACAAACACAGGAATAAAAACTGCCG gTATTGATGTTCGTTTGTGTGATATTGGAGAGATTATTCAAGAGACGATGGAGTCTTATGAGGTTGAAATCGATGGCAAGACATACCAGG taCGTGCTATTAGGAATCTTAGTGGCCACTCTATTGGCCAGTACAGGATACATGCTGGAAAAACTGTGCCCATTGTGAAAGGAGGAGATCAAACAAGAATGGAG GAAggagaagtttttgcaattgaAACCTTTGGAAGTACTGGAAAGGGAATTGTTCATGATGATATGGATTGTTCCCATTATATGAAGAACTTTGATTTAGCCAACTCACATGTCAATTTAAG GTTGCCAAGAGCAAAACGCCTACTTCATTTAATCACAGAAAACTTTGGTACGTTGGCATTTTGTCGTCGGTGGATTGACCGTCTTGGTGAAACCAAATACCTGATGGCACTGAAGAATTTGTGCGATTCTGGTGTGGTTGATGCTTACCCTCCATTATGTGATATCAGAGGCTGTTACACTGCCCAATTTGAGCACACAATTATTCTCAGGCCGGATTGCAAAGAGGTTGTAAGTCGTGGTGATGACTATTAG